A window of the Trichoderma asperellum chromosome 4, complete sequence genome harbors these coding sequences:
- a CDS encoding uncharacterized protein (EggNog:ENOG41) yields the protein MEEELKAISSELAASIRREIDLEDLADRLQEQIANNPQAASSKRTSDYFSDSGQSTVKLNEPADQSRDEIEKVQRKAEQEKASLRLELTAKLQEEREKRKELDQKIRQLQERASEVDVVEINNIDASERIQELENTCEDLRRKLSEERQSKTNFEDLLSALKGQLQEACDERDNLRDEVIPELKARVEGLESEAAEYANLTYESSRMQQELSTLKRENSSLRNSMASGIEELPTKRMSVIGMSGLSNLSRSNSMGLSRSNSVATGSLRRGPPGIGGGLKRSDSVKNTATTEPREVLIERLKDVEAQRDALHSALKSLLERQEFQNREYQKKIRALEAERQRLTTVSPRKAGFEKDMGKLRTEINLLRRRAEDAVEQKWQVEKGLGGLKIDLDRAVEEIASLRSVLEANDILIPPAPARLSGSSDTMREPVTSESLRTAYAELQAAYAESLERIRQLEADTADEETQEAMERLERSLSAAVLERDAARREIGQQKAQIDLLVTSESQSIAADATLAQQLKESADLIEQLTAQVRQQLDTNAELRERLEAAVARGESDRKTNSQRISELQERLRVLEDQVVAAQSASEDRIVRHEEEITRLREAHNEQLRRLQTDSTDGSSNRSGPKPLLSTRPLPAKSLEEEADMKTLRVRVLELEKALVDAEDEMQEVVSRMNMAQVEVLNLQEDREAAVRETRRLEELLKKGQAKAGFGGFFSARS from the coding sequence atggaggaggagctgaaaGCCATCAGCTCCGAACTGGCCGCATCTATCCGCCGCGAGATTGACCTGGAAGATCTTGCCGATAGGCTCCAAGAGCAGATTGCAAACAACCCCCAGGCAGCTAGCAGTAAAAGAACAAGCGATTACTTCTCCGATTCAGGCCAAAGCACAGTAAAGCTCAACGAACCTGCCGACCAGAGCAGAGATGAAATCGAAAAGGTGCAGAGGAAGGCGGAGCAGGAGAAGGCCTCTCTTCGCCTAGAGTTGACGGCCAAGTtacaagaagaaagggagaaGCGGAAAGAACTTGACCAGAAGATTAGGCAGCTGCAAGAGCGGGCTTCTGAAGTGGACGTTGTTGAGATTAACAACATCGACGCCAGCGAGCGGATCCAAGAACTGGAAAACACTTGTGAAGATCTAAGGCGGAAGCTGTCAGAGGAGCGCCAGTCCAAGACTAACTTTGAGGACCTGCTATCTGCTCTCAAGGGACAGCTTCAAGAGGCCTGCGACGAGCGAGATAACCTCCGCGACGAGGTCATCCCGGAGCTAAAGGCGCGAGTGGAAGGTCTCGAATCGGAGGCTGCCGAGTATGCCAACCTGACATACGAATCTTCCAGGATGCAGCAAGAGCTCTCCACTTTGAAGCGTGAGAACAGCTCACTTCGCAATTCTATGGCCAGTGGCATTGAAGAATTGCCCACTAAGCGAATGTCGGTTATAGGCATGTCTGGCTTGTCCAACTTGTCCAGGTCTAACTCAATGGGCCTTTCACGGTCCAATTCAGTGGCTACCGGATCGCTCCGCCGCGGACCTCCCGGTATTGGTGGTGGTCTGAAAAGGTCGGATAGCGTCAAGAACACAGCTACGACAGAGCCTCGAGAGGTTCTGATTGAGCGACTGAAAGACGTTGAAGCCCAACGCGACGCTCTTCATAGCGCCCTCAAGAGCCTCTTGGAGCGCCAGGAGTTCCAGAATCGAGAATACCAGAAGAAGATTCGCGCTCTCGAGGCTGAACGTCAGCGGCTCACCACTGTCTCGCCAAGAAAGGCCGGCTTTGAAAAAGACATGGGAAAGCTGCGGACGGAGATCAATCTCCTACGACGACGCGCTGAAGACGCCGTCGAGCAGAAGTGGCAGGTTGAAAAGGGCCTTGGTGGCCTCAAGATCGATCTCGATCGAGCCGTTGAAGAGATTGCGTCCCTGCGCAGTGTGCTGGAGGCAAACGACATCCTGATACCACCTGCTCCAGCCCGCCTGAGCGGCTCAAGCGATACCATGCGAGAGCCAGTCACATCCGAGTCTCTTCGAACTGCCTACgcagagctgcaagctgCGTATGCCGAGTCCCTGGAGCGTATCCGTCAGCTAGAAGCAGACACTGCAGATGAGGAGACCCAGGAGGCTATGGAGCGCCTGGAAAGATCGCTCTCTGCTGCAGTTTTGGAGCGCGATGCAGCCAGAAGGGAAATTGGCCAACAAAAGGCCCAGATCGACTTGCTCGTCACCAGCGAATCTCAGTCGATTGCAGCTGACGCTACCTTGGCGCAACAGCTCAAAGAGTCTGCCGATCTCATTGAGCAGCTCACAGCCCAAGTTCGTCAGCAGCTGGACACAAACGCTGAACTTCGAGAGCGTCTCGAAGCCGCGGTCGCTAGAGGAGAGTCGGACCGTAAGACCAACTCGCAGCGTATTTCGGAGCTCCAGGAGCGCCTTCGAGTCCTAGAGGATCAGGTCGTTGCCGCCCAGTCCGCTTCAGAGGACCGCATCGTCCGCCACGAGGAAGAGATTACCAGGTTGCGTGAGGCGCATAACGAGCAGCTGCGTCGCCTTCAGACTGATTCCACCGATGGCTCCTCCAACAGATCTGGCCCCAAGCCACTGCTGAGCACCCGGCCCCTCCCTGCCAAGAGTCTTGAGGAAGAGGCCGATATGAAGACACTCCGAGTACGAGTCTTGGAGCTGGAAAAGGCTCTTGTAGATGCCGAGGATGAAATGCAAGAAGTCGTGTCTAGGATGAACATGGCTCAAGTAGAGGTTCTCAATCTGCAAGAGGACCGCGAGGCTGCCGTTCGAGAGACTAGGCGACTCGAGGAACTGTTGAAGAAGGGACAGGCCAAGGCAGGCTTTGGTGGATTCTTTTCCGCTCGAAGCTAA
- a CDS encoding uncharacterized protein (EggNog:ENOG41): protein MDVASQPPSGPHAMASILPDSDTRSASSEVSPPSSPLRHSTAHREKQETSSDEDDYQQYQQYQQYYNQEEEEEDQDHYHDYHHDYHHDYQQEHHLQEHHLQEHHQEDHQHQHHPGSATITAPAPNPIRTSISASHSRSQTLDHVDSSAPTLISPVAVSSLPFRFSGPIKRKPVSSAAAPSSLVTQYLAHGPPVRTTIDLPKPDHRFARSPSVDSPTFYEYPASVKSSARASHLSESRTASAPRDDETATASGNNSTHGGGPSPAETADTEFSDVLSEYDDLLSDLAPDATPDNVSVKAHERVVDSQVTDSASDAESVYDDEDDDNNSNHPPLRPC from the exons ATGGACGTCGCATCGCAACCTCCCAGCGGGCCCCATGCCATGGCGTCGATCCTGCCAGACTCTGATACGCGGTCTGCTTCATCTGAAGTCTCTCCACCTTCATCGCCATTGAGGCATAGTACCGCCCACCGCGAGAAGCAAGAGACATCAtcagacgaagacgactaCCAGCAGTACCAGCAATACCAGCAATACTAcaaccaagaagaagaagaggaggaccaGGACCACTACCACGACTACCACCACGACTACCACCACGACTACCAACAAGAGCACCACCTCCAGGAGCACCACCTCCAGGAGCACCACCAAGAGGaccaccagcaccaacacCATCCGGGGTCAGCAACCATTACCGCTCCTGCTCCTAATCCCATACGCACTAGCATCTCTGCCAGCCATAGTCGTTCTCAGACGCTGGACCACGTCGATTCTTCTGCTCCCACCCTCATCTCTCCCGTGGcagtctcttctctcccctttCGCTTCTCCGGTCCCATCAAACGGAAGCCCGTGTCCAGCGCCGCCGCACCGTCTTCTCTTGTCACGCAGTATCTCGCCCACGGCCCTCCCGTCCGGACCACTATCGACCTACCCAAACCGGATCATAGATTCGCGCGGTCACCCTCTGTCGATAGTCCCACCTTCTACGAGTACCCTGCTTCTGTCAAGTCTTCGGCGCGAGCATCCCA TCTGTCCGAATCAAGAACAGCGTCAGCGCCAAGGGACGACGAAACAGCTACTGCCTCGGGAAACAATTCCACGCACGGTGGTGGGCCTTCTCCCGCTGAAACAGCTGACACTGAGTTCTCTGATGTCCTGTCAGAGTACGACGATTTGCTCTCGGATCTAGCACCCGACGCCACTCCCGACAACGTTTCTGTCAAAGCTCACGAGCGAGTCGTTGACAGCCAAGTCACTGACAGTGCGTCTGACGCCGAGTCCGTttacgacgacgaagacgacgacaatAACTCCAACCATCCCCCTCTTCGCCCATGTTAG